One stretch of Ktedonobacteraceae bacterium DNA includes these proteins:
- a CDS encoding MauE/DoxX family redox-associated membrane protein encodes MSLISFALELYFAAMLGVSGLTKIDDLSNFEEILSRQHIIPSWSIKSVARILPWLEIVIAFFLVTGFAKVINAIIVVILFGSFLSTKIILLITGRAKDCGCYGNAKIEEISGSSIVVSVILILCTLIHLGLIIWVPSVNWMWRSIGITLFIVGEGFLAIKMLVKSKEKFSPTSTHYTELGGIEVGEMAPGFTTRDQNGKSVGLNDFKAKWLLLLFISPGCPACPHALKALNRVLQEEPELAGLVVASPNLDVNRKYVTEHQIDIPVLTSIPGPLEDIYHVHVFPFLFVLDDKNVVRAKGAVSNYDLLRELLSTIPSVVSS; translated from the coding sequence ATGAGTCTTATCTCTTTTGCGCTTGAACTCTACTTTGCAGCCATGCTGGGTGTATCAGGTTTAACAAAAATTGATGACCTGAGTAATTTCGAAGAAATATTGTCTCGTCAGCACATTATACCATCTTGGAGTATAAAATCAGTTGCAAGAATCTTGCCTTGGTTAGAAATAGTTATAGCTTTCTTTCTCGTTACAGGCTTTGCAAAAGTAATTAATGCGATAATTGTAGTCATTCTTTTTGGCAGTTTCCTTAGTACAAAGATCATTCTTTTAATCACAGGACGTGCCAAAGACTGCGGTTGCTACGGAAATGCAAAAATAGAGGAGATCAGTGGTAGCAGCATTGTAGTCTCAGTTATACTGATTCTATGTACCCTTATCCACTTGGGCCTGATCATTTGGGTACCTTCAGTAAACTGGATGTGGCGATCAATAGGGATTACTCTATTTATTGTAGGTGAGGGATTTCTTGCGATAAAAATGCTGGTTAAAAGCAAAGAAAAGTTTTCTCCAACTTCTACACATTATACAGAACTTGGGGGAATTGAGGTGGGCGAGATGGCTCCTGGGTTTACTACTAGAGATCAAAATGGTAAAAGTGTCGGCCTGAATGATTTCAAGGCTAAATGGCTCCTACTCTTATTTATCTCGCCTGGATGCCCTGCTTGTCCTCATGCGCTTAAGGCTCTTAATCGTGTACTTCAAGAAGAGCCAGAACTCGCAGGACTTGTTGTAGCAAGTCCTAATCTTGATGTGAATCGTAAATATGTTACTGAGCATCAAATTGATATACCTGTCCTTACCTCTATTCCAGGCCCTTTGGAAGATATTTATCATGTACACGTTTTCCCATTTCTTTTTGTACTTGATGATAAAAACGTAGTTCGCGCGAAAGGAGCAGTAAGTAACTATGATCTCTTACGAGAGCTGCTAAGTACAATCCCATCGGTAGTATCATCGTAG
- a CDS encoding glycoside hydrolase family 9 protein, whose translation MIVHAPLTRSRTGIPDPLLITVLALSLIFSPLLVRGITYARGSAYVRLNQIGYVNGETKQAILMATGSENGASFDVVDVSTGKTVYSAPIGAGQGKWNSTFPNTYLLDFSSVTTTGSYSIQVKGPIAANSPTFRIDTASNLYSGLLPNALFFYLAQRDGPHVDPHVLQRQPSHLTDEHAYTYDIPVYKHGVLQGLTRIGRPIDVSGGWFDAGDYLKFVETASYTDAIMLYAVRQYPNLFNGGSSDFNTEARFGLDWLQKMWDDHSKTLYYQVGIGDGNSHIVADHDIWRLPQADDKLNVKPGDPKYYIKYRPVFRAGPPGSPISPNLAGRMAADLGLCYQLYDGSDPAYANKCIASAEHIFDLAQISNIKQLLTASPHGYYPEVEWRDDMEMGATELYFATAMGNLPPGLPHTNPMYYLAAAAHWARQYMLSPNDGKDSLNLYDVSGLAHYELYHAITQAGNPQGLEVSQQELLHDLNKQLVNGITQSKKDPFGLGIAYGGEDATPHALGYALEADFYDELAGVNTYETFGLTQRNWVLGDNVWGVSFIVGDGSTFSDCLQHQVANLVGSLDGKPPILLGAAVDGPNAISSFKGLGIPKGARKCPPNGGDPYKVFTGMGARYFDNVVAWPSTEPSDDYTALSIVLFAREVTGGM comes from the coding sequence ATGATAGTCCATGCACCTCTAACCAGAAGCAGAACTGGAATACCCGACCCGCTACTCATCACAGTTCTCGCCCTCAGCCTCATCTTCTCTCCATTGCTCGTCCGTGGCATCACTTATGCTAGAGGCAGCGCGTATGTCAGACTAAACCAGATAGGATATGTCAATGGTGAGACGAAGCAGGCGATATTGATGGCGACGGGTTCCGAAAATGGGGCCAGCTTCGATGTCGTCGATGTCTCAACGGGAAAGACGGTCTATTCGGCCCCGATTGGTGCCGGGCAGGGCAAATGGAACTCGACCTTCCCCAACACGTATTTGCTCGATTTTTCTTCCGTCACGACAACCGGAAGCTACTCTATTCAGGTCAAAGGCCCGATTGCCGCAAATTCACCTACCTTCAGAATCGATACTGCCAGTAACCTTTACTCCGGTTTGCTGCCGAACGCGTTGTTCTTTTACCTGGCGCAGCGCGATGGGCCGCATGTTGATCCGCATGTCTTGCAGCGCCAGCCTTCGCATTTGACTGATGAACACGCTTATACCTACGACATCCCCGTTTACAAACATGGTGTGTTACAAGGGCTGACCAGGATAGGCAGGCCTATCGATGTCTCGGGTGGATGGTTCGATGCCGGAGACTATCTGAAGTTTGTAGAGACGGCCAGCTATACCGATGCGATTATGCTATATGCGGTGCGCCAGTATCCCAACCTTTTCAACGGCGGTTCGTCCGATTTCAATACGGAGGCCAGATTTGGCCTGGACTGGCTGCAAAAAATGTGGGACGACCACAGCAAGACGCTGTATTACCAGGTTGGCATCGGCGACGGCAACTCACATATTGTCGCCGATCACGATATCTGGCGCCTGCCACAAGCCGATGATAAGTTGAACGTGAAGCCCGGCGACCCGAAGTATTACATCAAATATCGCCCTGTTTTTCGCGCCGGGCCTCCTGGCTCGCCCATCAGTCCCAACCTTGCTGGTCGCATGGCGGCAGACCTCGGCCTGTGCTACCAACTCTATGACGGTAGCGACCCGGCTTATGCCAATAAGTGCATTGCCAGCGCGGAGCATATTTTCGATCTTGCCCAGATAAGCAATATCAAGCAGCTACTCACCGCTTCGCCACATGGATACTATCCGGAGGTCGAATGGCGCGACGATATGGAGATGGGAGCTACTGAACTCTATTTCGCTACGGCGATGGGCAATCTACCGCCCGGACTGCCGCATACCAACCCGATGTATTATCTCGCAGCAGCGGCACATTGGGCGAGGCAATACATGCTGAGCCCGAACGATGGAAAGGATTCTCTCAACCTCTATGATGTCAGCGGACTGGCCCACTACGAACTCTATCATGCCATCACCCAGGCAGGAAATCCCCAGGGCTTAGAGGTATCGCAACAAGAGCTGCTGCACGATCTGAATAAGCAATTGGTGAATGGGATAACACAGTCGAAAAAAGACCCGTTTGGGTTGGGTATTGCCTACGGTGGAGAGGATGCTACGCCGCATGCGTTGGGATATGCATTAGAGGCCGATTTTTATGATGAACTCGCTGGAGTGAACACATATGAAACGTTCGGCCTGACGCAGCGCAACTGGGTGCTGGGCGATAACGTCTGGGGCGTCTCATTTATCGTGGGGGACGGCAGTACGTTTTCGGATTGCCTGCAACACCAGGTCGCGAACCTGGTCGGTTCACTGGATGGGAAACCTCCCATCTTGCTCGGTGCCGCCGTCGATGGGCCAAACGCAATTTCATCCTTTAAGGGACTGGGCATACCAAAAGGAGCCAGAAAGTGTCCGCCCAATGGCGGCGACCCGTACAAGGTATTCACAGGCATGGGAGCGCGTTACTTCGACAACGTGGTGGCATGGCCAAGCACGGAGCCGAGCGACGATTACACGGCATTGAGCATCGTGTTGTTCGCGCGAGAGGTGACGGGCGGGATGTAG